The Desulfuromonas acetexigens genome has a segment encoding these proteins:
- a CDS encoding GGDEF domain-containing protein: protein MTTIDEKDQAFLKGLTLLYVEDEEEVRAQFVRFLSRLVGKLLVACDGEEGLAIYHDQAPHMILTDILMPVRDGLEMAREIRAVDRKIPIILLTAFEQIEYLKNSINIGVDKYVTKPVDGLHLQRTLLECARRLRLEDDLHSAAQTDPLTGLANRRELMNRFKAESARVERHGGVFSFLLADIDHFKLVNDTFGHPAGDQVLKRVAAVLAKSSRAEDVCGRWGGEEFLLMLANTDEEAALSAAEKLRLAVADLVTVWEEKPIAVTLSFGVGSYRPGMSLEECITAVDKALYRAKANGRNRSEAADAAPGD, encoded by the coding sequence ATGACGACTATCGATGAAAAGGATCAAGCATTTTTGAAGGGGCTCACTCTCCTGTATGTGGAGGATGAGGAGGAGGTGCGGGCGCAGTTCGTCCGGTTTCTTTCGCGACTGGTCGGCAAGCTGCTGGTTGCCTGCGACGGCGAGGAGGGGCTGGCGATTTACCATGACCAGGCGCCGCACATGATCCTCACCGATATCCTCATGCCCGTTCGGGACGGGTTGGAGATGGCCCGGGAGATCCGCGCCGTCGACCGGAAAATCCCGATCATCCTGCTGACCGCCTTCGAGCAGATCGAATATCTCAAGAATTCGATCAACATCGGTGTCGACAAGTATGTCACCAAGCCGGTCGACGGCCTGCACCTGCAACGGACCCTGCTGGAATGCGCGCGCCGTCTGCGCCTGGAAGATGATCTGCACAGCGCCGCTCAGACCGATCCCCTGACCGGCTTGGCCAACCGCCGCGAACTGATGAACCGCTTCAAGGCCGAGAGCGCCCGGGTGGAGCGGCATGGCGGCGTCTTTTCCTTTCTGCTCGCCGACATCGATCACTTCAAGCTGGTCAACGATACCTTCGGCCATCCGGCGGGGGATCAGGTGCTCAAGCGCGTCGCCGCCGTGCTGGCGAAATCGAGCCGCGCCGAGGATGTCTGCGGCCGCTGGGGGGGGGAGGAGTTTCTGCTGATGCTGGCCAATACCGACGAGGAGGCGGCGCTGTCGGCGGCGGAAAAGCTGCGCCTGGCGGTGGCGGACCTAGTGACGGTCTGGGAAGAAAAGCCCATAGCCGTCACCCTCAGCTTCGGGGTCGGCTCCTATCGCCCCGGTATGAGCCTGGAAGAGTGCA